The Panacibacter microcysteis genome includes a window with the following:
- a CDS encoding 3-oxoacyl-ACP synthase III family protein, which yields MLKTRIAGTGMYVPKNVVTNADLMKVMDTTDEWIQQRTGIKERRYADRNGETTTTMGAEAAKMAIENAGITKDDIDFIVFATLSPDYYFPGCGVLLQRAMGLKTIGALDVRNQCSGFVYALSVADQFIKTGMYKNILVVGAEKHSFGLDFSTRGRTVSVMFGDGAGAVVLQPTDQEGEGILSTHLHCDGNGAEALACYSPGTHSNHWVKDEIADYGENDFFGDQFVTHAMIDKAQIYPHMDGNAVMKRAISFLPDVINEALTTNNYTIDDLNMVILNQSNARIAEFVQQKLGLSDDEIYINIYRYGNTTAASIPIALHEATMEGKVKRGDLLCLAAYGSGFTWGSALIRY from the coding sequence ATGCTAAAAACTCGAATTGCCGGTACTGGCATGTACGTACCCAAAAATGTTGTTACCAATGCTGATCTTATGAAAGTCATGGACACCACCGATGAATGGATTCAGCAAAGGACAGGAATTAAGGAAAGAAGATACGCAGACAGGAATGGCGAAACCACTACCACCATGGGAGCTGAAGCTGCGAAGATGGCGATAGAAAATGCGGGTATAACGAAAGATGATATTGACTTTATCGTTTTTGCAACGCTTTCGCCGGATTATTATTTCCCAGGTTGCGGCGTATTGCTGCAAAGAGCAATGGGGCTTAAAACAATTGGCGCATTGGATGTGCGTAACCAATGCAGTGGTTTTGTGTATGCGTTAAGTGTGGCCGACCAGTTTATTAAAACGGGTATGTATAAAAACATACTGGTGGTGGGCGCAGAAAAACATTCCTTTGGCCTCGATTTCTCTACCAGGGGCAGAACAGTAAGCGTAATGTTTGGCGATGGGGCCGGCGCTGTTGTACTGCAGCCAACAGACCAGGAGGGGGAAGGAATTTTAAGTACACATTTACATTGCGATGGTAATGGTGCAGAAGCGCTGGCTTGTTATAGCCCCGGCACACACTCCAATCACTGGGTAAAGGATGAAATTGCAGATTATGGTGAAAATGATTTCTTTGGAGACCAGTTTGTAACACACGCAATGATCGACAAAGCCCAGATCTACCCGCACATGGATGGCAACGCAGTTATGAAACGAGCCATCAGCTTTCTGCCCGACGTAATCAATGAGGCACTTACTACCAATAACTATACGATAGATGACCTGAACATGGTAATCTTAAACCAATCCAATGCGCGTATTGCAGAATTTGTGCAGCAGAAACTTGGTTTAAGTGACGATGAGATCTACATCAACATTTACCGCTATGGTAATACAACCGCAGCCTCTATACCTATTGCATTGCACGAAGCAACAATGGAAGGCAAGGTAAAACGCGGAGATTTACTGTGTCTTGCTGCTTATGGAAGCGGTTTTACATGGGGCAGCGCCTTAATCAGGTACTAA
- a CDS encoding OmpA/MotB family protein yields the protein MQLKKGVLIGLLPIALFSCVSPKKLREAEAKFTQLNGAYAELQGKLRDCEGNLNNANNDISRKKSEIDALNSQMEMLKQNNNVALKQLQDLSVISSSQAESIKKSLDNIGAKDLYIKDLQSEMKRKDSLNMVLVMNLKGAVGDLNDKDINIKVDKGVVFIDISDKLLFKSGSFDLTEDAKVVLGKVAKVLLNQPNIEFMVEGHTDNAPYKKNAYLIDNWDLSVKRATSVVRVLQNDYGIPPARMAAAGRGEYLPVAANDTPEGKAANRRTRIVILPQLDQFFKLLEPGGDKGVAPAGQQQ from the coding sequence ATGCAATTAAAAAAAGGAGTATTGATTGGTCTGTTACCAATTGCTTTATTTTCATGCGTCAGCCCCAAAAAACTAAGGGAGGCTGAAGCAAAATTTACGCAACTAAATGGTGCTTACGCAGAACTACAGGGTAAACTTCGCGACTGTGAAGGCAACCTGAATAACGCGAACAACGACATTAGCAGAAAGAAAAGTGAAATAGATGCGTTGAACAGCCAGATGGAAATGCTGAAGCAAAATAATAATGTGGCTTTAAAACAGTTACAGGATCTTTCTGTGATCTCCAGCTCCCAGGCTGAGAGCATTAAGAAATCGCTCGATAATATTGGTGCAAAAGATCTGTACATAAAAGACCTGCAGAGTGAGATGAAGCGTAAGGACTCGCTGAATATGGTGCTTGTGATGAACCTGAAAGGTGCTGTTGGCGACCTGAATGATAAAGACATAAACATAAAAGTGGACAAAGGCGTAGTGTTTATCGATATTTCTGATAAGCTGCTGTTTAAAAGCGGGTCTTTCGATCTTACAGAAGATGCAAAAGTGGTACTTGGCAAAGTGGCCAAAGTATTGCTGAACCAGCCCAACATTGAATTTATGGTGGAGGGCCATACAGATAATGCGCCTTATAAAAAGAATGCTTACCTGATAGACAACTGGGACCTTAGTGTTAAACGTGCAACCTCTGTTGTAAGAGTGCTTCAAAACGATTATGGTATTCCGCCGGCACGTATGGCCGCTGCAGGAAGGGGAGAATATTTACCTGTTGCTGCCAACGACACTCCTGAAGGCAAAGCTGCCAACCGCAGAACCAGGATTGTTATTCTGCCACAGCTAGACCAGTTCTTTAAATTGCTTGAACCTGGTGGTGACAAAGGTGTAGCACCTGCCGGCCAGCAACAATAA
- a CDS encoding MBL fold metallo-hydrolase RNA specificity domain-containing protein — translation MKLAFHGAAQTVTGSKHLLTLNNGKKILFDCGMFQGMGSQTDVLNASLGFEATEVNYLLLSHAHIDHSGLVPKLVKEGFNGKIFCTPATKDLASILLEDSAEIQRDDTKFINKKRAKKGLPPYEPLYTPADVTAVIPLLNEVAYGSWFTIEPGVEVLYTDAGHIIGSAAVHVRITENGKQTQMTFSGDVGRYRDVILRSPDTFPQADYIIIESTYGNSLHENIFNSTDKLHEWIEKTCVQKKGKLIIPSFSVGRTQELLYFLNQLSNEKRLPAIKVYVDSPLSKEATDVVKSHPENYNSRLRKLLQTDYDPFGFDELVFIKTVDESKQLNSFTEPCIIISASGMADAGRIKHHIANNIHDGKNTILMVGYCEPNSLGGRLMNGAKEVKIFSEYYKVQAEIGSMRSMSAHGDYDDLSQFLACQDETAVKQIFIVHGEYDVQQDFKRKLLKKGFKDVNIPALHESFTLV, via the coding sequence ATGAAGCTTGCTTTTCATGGTGCAGCACAAACCGTTACCGGTTCTAAACACCTGCTTACACTTAATAATGGCAAAAAGATTTTGTTTGACTGCGGCATGTTTCAGGGCATGGGCAGCCAGACGGATGTTTTAAATGCCAGCCTGGGTTTTGAGGCAACTGAAGTAAACTATTTACTATTATCTCATGCACATATTGATCACTCGGGTCTTGTTCCTAAACTGGTAAAGGAAGGCTTTAACGGCAAAATATTCTGTACACCTGCCACAAAAGATCTAGCCTCTATCTTACTGGAAGACTCTGCAGAAATACAAAGGGATGATACAAAGTTTATCAATAAGAAGAGAGCAAAGAAAGGCTTGCCACCTTATGAGCCTTTATACACACCCGCAGATGTAACTGCAGTAATCCCTTTACTCAATGAAGTTGCTTACGGGTCATGGTTTACTATTGAACCAGGTGTAGAAGTATTGTATACAGATGCAGGCCATATTATAGGCAGCGCCGCTGTGCATGTAAGAATTACGGAAAACGGGAAACAAACGCAAATGACTTTTAGCGGTGATGTTGGAAGATACAGGGATGTTATTTTGCGCTCGCCAGACACTTTTCCTCAGGCAGATTACATTATCATTGAAAGTACCTATGGCAACAGCCTGCACGAAAATATCTTTAACTCTACTGATAAATTGCATGAGTGGATTGAGAAAACCTGTGTGCAAAAAAAGGGCAAACTTATTATTCCGTCTTTCAGTGTAGGAAGAACGCAGGAGTTACTGTATTTCTTGAACCAATTGAGTAATGAAAAAAGGTTGCCAGCTATAAAAGTATATGTGGACAGCCCTTTAAGTAAAGAAGCAACCGACGTTGTAAAAAGTCACCCTGAAAATTATAACAGCCGCTTAAGAAAGCTCTTGCAAACCGACTATGACCCTTTTGGTTTTGATGAGCTGGTGTTTATTAAAACAGTTGATGAAAGCAAACAACTCAACAGTTTTACAGAGCCCTGCATTATTATATCTGCAAGCGGTATGGCAGATGCGGGCCGCATAAAACACCATATAGCAAACAATATACATGATGGTAAAAACACCATTTTAATGGTGGGCTACTGCGAACCAAATTCGCTGGGTGGCCGCTTAATGAATGGTGCCAAAGAAGTAAAAATATTCAGTGAATATTATAAAGTGCAGGCAGAAATTGGCAGTATGCGCAGCATGAGTGCACACGGTGATTACGATGACCTGAGCCAGTTCCTGGCATGCCAGGATGAGACAGCAGTGAAACAAATTTTTATTGTACATGGTGAGTACGATGTACAGCAGGACTTTAAACGTAAGCTGCTGAAAAAAGGATTTAAAGACGTAAACATTCCTGCATTACATGAATCTTTTACACTTGTTTAA
- a CDS encoding DUF4442 domain-containing protein produces MNPNFEQFKALVQSPLKFKMFMLRSLPAAYFAGLRIEAFDETTAVISVKQKWFNKNPFGSIYFAVLTMAAEMSTGVLSMANVFKRKPSVSMLVVSTDASFYKKATGKILFTCNDGAAIAGIIEEAIKTGEGKTITCTSTGRNEMGEVVAAIQCTWSFKAKTKA; encoded by the coding sequence GTGAATCCAAATTTTGAGCAGTTTAAAGCGCTGGTACAAAGCCCGCTGAAATTTAAAATGTTTATGCTGCGTAGCCTGCCGGCGGCATATTTCGCAGGCCTGCGTATAGAAGCATTTGACGAAACAACAGCGGTAATATCTGTAAAACAAAAGTGGTTTAACAAAAACCCGTTTGGTTCCATCTATTTTGCAGTGTTAACGATGGCTGCAGAAATGAGTACCGGGGTCTTAAGCATGGCCAACGTCTTTAAACGTAAACCATCTGTAAGCATGCTGGTGGTTTCAACAGATGCATCTTTTTATAAAAAAGCAACCGGAAAAATATTATTTACCTGCAACGATGGCGCTGCCATTGCAGGAATCATAGAAGAGGCAATAAAGACCGGAGAAGGCAAAACGATTACCTGCACTTCCACAGGCAGAAATGAAATGGGCGAAGTTGTAGCAGCAATACAATGCACCTGGAGCTTTAAAGCAAAAACAAAAGCCTGA